In one window of Solanum pennellii chromosome 2, SPENNV200 DNA:
- the LOC107009910 gene encoding uncharacterized protein LOC107009910 yields MGESSQNFSHLNFFSSNSTNRYDEIQNAVNYCTQIVNNNVMGDERVGELLNDEPSEHELTDSDDMYDDDDDNVDNAPNASVEDQSINYHSTAIPYLDHTDENAEDFIYTRDDGSIRTTLWNSNNPKHIQSGSIVEN; encoded by the exons ATGGGAGAGTCTAGCCAAAATTTCagtcatttgaattttttctcaTCGAATTCAACTAATAG gtatGATGAAATTCAAAATGCAGTGAATTATTGTACACAAATTgtaaataataatgttatgGGTGATGAACGAGTTGGTGAGTTGCTCAATGATGAACCTTCCGAGCATGAATTAACAGACAGTGATGATATgtatgacgacgatgatgataatgtgGATAATGCACCTAATGCATCCGTTGAAGATCaaagtattaattatcattCTACAGCGATTCCATACTTAGATCACACTGACGAAAATGCAGAAGATTTTATCTACACGAGAGATGACGGTTCCATTCGAACGACACTTTGGAATTCAAACAATCCTAAACATATCCAATCAGGTTCGATTGttgaaaactaa